From a single Maritimibacter sp. DP1N21-5 genomic region:
- a CDS encoding Lrp/AsnC family transcriptional regulator encodes MHALDKTDLAILKVLARDGRITKAALADAVGLSPTPCWNRLKRLEKAGVIAGYGARFDLRKLGPSVTVFVACELADHTAATFRIFEDAVGRYDEVVNCWALGGGFDYLCQVVTTDIDAYQRLIDAMLDARIGLARYFTYIVTKPVKGGGVPPLGLIAGEDSSS; translated from the coding sequence ATGCATGCGCTCGACAAGACTGACCTCGCGATCCTGAAGGTGCTCGCCCGTGACGGGCGGATCACCAAGGCGGCGCTCGCCGACGCCGTAGGGCTGTCGCCGACGCCCTGCTGGAACCGGCTGAAACGGCTTGAGAAGGCCGGCGTCATCGCGGGCTACGGCGCGCGCTTCGACCTGCGCAAGCTGGGGCCCTCTGTGACGGTCTTTGTGGCCTGCGAACTGGCGGATCACACGGCGGCGACCTTTCGCATCTTCGAAGATGCCGTGGGGCGCTATGACGAGGTGGTCAACTGCTGGGCGTTGGGTGGGGGCTTCGATTACCTCTGCCAGGTCGTGACGACGGATATCGACGCCTATCAACGTCTGATCGACGCGATGCTGGACGCACGGATTGGGCTCGCGCGCTACTTCACCTACATCGTGACGAAGCCGGTCAAGGGCGGTGGTGTGCCGCCGCTCGGGCTGATCGCGGGAGAGGATTCCTCTTCGTAA
- a CDS encoding M24 family metallopeptidase yields MPIEHAHFTQAEFDRRIALTRASMEAAGIDVLFITNPSNMNYLTGYDGWSFYVHQGVILTMEGDPIWWGRLMDGNGARRTVWMEDDHIITYADRYIQASDIHPMEDLASHLRIMGFGDQRIGVEMETYFFTARAFAVLAEGLPDATMVDATTLVNWVRLIKSDEELRFMRRAARISELVIGRAMELAEPGMKKHDLVGELYKTSVQGEEDSWGDYPAIVPMVPSGIDATAPHLTWNGEALKKNEATFIEQSGCYRRYHAPLCRSIYFGKPPKHMTDAAEALTAGLNAGIEVARAGNRACDIARALDVELLKVGIERPARCGYAVGLSYPPDWGEHTVSLRAFDETVLEPGMTFHFMPGLWMDDWGIETTETILITEDGPAEPLCNVERKLFIKD; encoded by the coding sequence ATGCCCATCGAACACGCCCATTTCACTCAAGCCGAGTTTGACCGCCGCATCGCGCTCACCCGCGCGTCGATGGAAGCCGCCGGAATCGACGTGCTCTTCATCACGAACCCGTCGAACATGAACTACCTCACCGGCTATGACGGCTGGTCTTTCTATGTCCACCAGGGCGTGATCCTGACGATGGAGGGCGACCCGATCTGGTGGGGGCGTCTGATGGACGGCAACGGCGCGCGGCGCACGGTCTGGATGGAAGACGACCACATCATCACCTACGCCGACCGCTATATTCAGGCCTCCGACATTCACCCGATGGAGGATCTCGCGTCGCACCTGCGCATCATGGGGTTCGGCGACCAGCGTATCGGCGTCGAGATGGAGACCTATTTCTTCACCGCCCGCGCCTTTGCCGTTCTGGCCGAGGGGCTGCCGGATGCGACCATGGTCGACGCGACGACGCTCGTGAACTGGGTGCGGCTTATCAAGTCGGACGAAGAGCTTCGCTTCATGCGCCGCGCCGCCCGGATTTCCGAGCTTGTCATTGGCCGCGCCATGGAGCTGGCCGAGCCCGGCATGAAGAAACACGACCTGGTGGGCGAGCTTTACAAGACCTCGGTGCAGGGCGAAGAGGACAGTTGGGGCGACTACCCGGCCATCGTGCCCATGGTGCCCTCGGGCATCGACGCCACAGCACCTCATCTGACGTGGAACGGCGAGGCCCTGAAGAAGAACGAGGCGACCTTCATCGAGCAATCCGGCTGCTACCGCCGTTATCACGCGCCGCTCTGCCGCTCGATCTATTTCGGCAAGCCGCCCAAGCACATGACCGACGCGGCAGAGGCACTGACCGCCGGCCTCAATGCCGGGATCGAGGTCGCCCGTGCCGGCAACCGCGCCTGTGACATCGCGCGGGCGCTGGACGTGGAGCTTCTGAAGGTCGGCATCGAACGTCCCGCGCGCTGCGGCTATGCCGTGGGCCTGTCCTATCCGCCGGACTGGGGCGAACACACCGTCAGCCTGCGCGCCTTCGACGAAACCGTGCTCGAACCCGGCATGACCTTCCACTTCATGCCGGGCCTCTGGATGGACGACTGGGGGATCGAGACGACCGAGACCATCCTTATCACCGAGGACGGGCCGGCCGAGCCCCTGTGCAACGTCGAACGCAAGCTCTTCATCAAGGACTGA
- a CDS encoding ABC transporter substrate-binding protein, whose amino-acid sequence MSLIKTLKAAGVMALLAGTASAQSTLVYCSEGSPEGFDPALYTAGTTFDASSHPVYNRLVEFEVGTTNVIPGLAESWETSEDGMEVTFTLRPGVKFHTTDYFTPTRDFNADDVIYTFERQMVADTGPWEYFEGMSMPDLISSIEKVDDMTVKFVLTRPEAPFVANLAMDFASIQSAEYAAAMDEAGTPEMLNQQPIGTGPFTFVAYQKDAVIRYAKNQEYWNEGLPKVDNLVFAITPDASVRYQKLTAGECHVMPYPNPADIQAMKDDENINVMEQEGLNVGYLAYNTQQAPFDNPDVRKALNMAIDKQAIIDVVFQGSGQAAKNPIPPTMWSYNDAVEDDAYDPEAAKAMLEEAGVTDLSMKIWAMPVQRPYNPNARRMAELIQEDFSQVGVEVEIVSYEWGEYLERSSAVDRDGAVLLGWTGDNGDPDNFLAVLLGCDGVGGSNRAQWCYEPFQEVIEEAKVLPTQEERAPLYEEAQVIFKEQAPWATIAHSVVFMPMRPEVEGYKVHPLGGHIFTEVSIAE is encoded by the coding sequence ATGTCTCTTATCAAAACGCTGAAAGCCGCCGGGGTCATGGCCCTACTGGCCGGCACCGCCTCGGCACAATCGACGCTAGTCTATTGCTCCGAAGGTTCGCCCGAAGGCTTCGACCCCGCGCTCTACACGGCCGGCACCACCTTCGACGCCTCGTCGCATCCGGTCTACAACCGCCTCGTCGAGTTCGAAGTCGGCACCACCAACGTCATTCCGGGCCTCGCGGAAAGCTGGGAAACTTCGGAAGACGGCATGGAAGTGACCTTCACCCTGCGTCCGGGCGTGAAGTTCCACACCACTGACTATTTCACGCCAACGCGCGATTTCAACGCCGACGACGTGATCTATACGTTCGAACGCCAGATGGTCGCCGACACCGGCCCCTGGGAATATTTCGAAGGCATGTCGATGCCCGACCTGATCTCGTCCATCGAGAAGGTCGACGACATGACGGTCAAGTTCGTCCTGACCCGCCCCGAAGCGCCCTTCGTCGCCAACCTCGCGATGGACTTCGCCTCGATCCAGTCGGCTGAATACGCTGCCGCGATGGACGAAGCCGGCACGCCCGAGATGCTGAACCAGCAACCCATCGGCACCGGTCCCTTCACCTTCGTCGCCTACCAGAAGGACGCCGTGATCCGTTACGCCAAGAACCAGGAATACTGGAACGAAGGCCTGCCGAAGGTCGACAACCTCGTCTTCGCAATCACGCCCGATGCCTCGGTCCGCTACCAGAAGCTCACCGCGGGCGAATGCCACGTGATGCCCTATCCGAACCCCGCCGACATTCAGGCGATGAAGGATGACGAGAACATCAACGTGATGGAGCAGGAAGGCCTCAACGTCGGCTACCTCGCCTACAACACGCAGCAGGCACCCTTCGACAACCCGGATGTGCGCAAGGCGCTCAACATGGCGATCGACAAACAGGCGATCATCGACGTGGTGTTCCAGGGCTCGGGTCAGGCGGCCAAGAACCCGATCCCGCCGACCATGTGGTCCTACAACGACGCGGTCGAGGACGACGCCTATGATCCGGAAGCCGCCAAGGCCATGCTGGAAGAGGCCGGTGTCACCGACTTGTCCATGAAGATCTGGGCCATGCCGGTGCAGCGTCCCTACAACCCCAACGCCCGCCGCATGGCCGAGCTGATCCAGGAGGATTTCTCGCAGGTTGGCGTCGAGGTCGAGATCGTGTCCTACGAATGGGGCGAATACCTCGAACGCTCCTCGGCCGTGGATCGTGACGGTGCCGTTCTGCTGGGCTGGACCGGCGACAACGGCGACCCGGACAACTTCCTCGCCGTGCTCCTCGGCTGTGACGGTGTTGGCGGCTCGAACCGCGCCCAGTGGTGCTATGAGCCCTTCCAGGAAGTGATCGAAGAGGCCAAGGTCCTTCCGACGCAGGAAGAGCGCGCGCCGCTTTACGAAGAGGCTCAGGTCATCTTCAAGGAGCAAGCGCCCTGGGCCACGATCGCGCATTCGGTCGTCTTCATGCCGATGCGTCCCGAGGTCGAAGGCTACAAGGTGCACCCGCTCGGCGGCCACATCTTCACCGAAGTGTCCATCGCGGAATAA
- a CDS encoding Xaa-Pro peptidase family protein: MDRFAEYRAAARALGTDAVALVPGANFVRMMGQDFSTSERPTLIVVPVEGTPAAIMPNLELSSFAQLNFPGEVFDWRDQDGYDAAFAALAAHLPLSSLAVEGQTMRVFVHHALAKAYPGLAITDGERAISGLRLVKTADDIARMTRAIRISEAALGEVLADVRVGMTEREVEARLIAAQFAHGAEGMAFSPIVAANTNSALPHAHARDYALQTGDALLIDFGAQWGGFCADITRTVFVGHATDHQAAVYQTVYDAVEAGLAVTTAGVTAHEIDDAVQSVLEASSWPDRIRTKTGHGLGRQVHEEPYVMRGNHQKLPAGAVYTNEPGLYDTAEFGIRIEDDVLVTDTGYRLLTTFPKTLTVVG, translated from the coding sequence ATGGACCGTTTTGCCGAGTACCGCGCCGCCGCCAGGGCGCTTGGCACCGACGCCGTCGCCCTCGTCCCGGGCGCGAATTTCGTTCGCATGATGGGGCAGGATTTTTCCACCTCCGAACGCCCCACCCTGATCGTCGTTCCGGTCGAAGGCACGCCCGCCGCGATCATGCCGAACCTCGAGCTGTCCTCTTTTGCACAGCTGAATTTCCCCGGCGAGGTCTTCGACTGGCGCGACCAGGATGGTTATGACGCCGCATTTGCCGCCCTCGCCGCGCATCTGCCGCTCTCCTCGCTCGCGGTCGAAGGCCAGACGATGCGCGTCTTCGTTCATCACGCGCTTGCAAAGGCCTATCCCGGGCTCGCCATCACCGACGGCGAGCGCGCGATTTCCGGCCTGCGCCTTGTGAAGACCGCCGACGATATCGCCCGCATGACTCGCGCGATCCGGATTTCCGAGGCCGCGCTTGGCGAGGTGCTCGCCGACGTTCGCGTGGGCATGACCGAGCGCGAGGTTGAAGCCCGGCTCATCGCCGCGCAATTCGCCCACGGGGCCGAAGGCATGGCCTTCTCGCCCATCGTGGCCGCCAACACCAACTCCGCACTCCCTCACGCCCACGCGCGCGACTATGCGCTTCAAACCGGCGATGCGCTCCTCATCGACTTCGGCGCGCAATGGGGCGGGTTCTGCGCCGACATCACGCGCACGGTCTTTGTCGGTCACGCGACCGACCACCAGGCCGCCGTCTACCAGACTGTCTACGACGCCGTGGAAGCCGGCCTTGCGGTCACGACGGCGGGCGTCACGGCGCATGAGATCGACGACGCGGTGCAGAGCGTCCTCGAAGCCTCGTCCTGGCCCGACCGGATCCGCACCAAGACAGGGCACGGGCTGGGCCGGCAAGTGCACGAAGAACCCTACGTCATGCGTGGAAATCACCAGAAACTGCCCGCCGGGGCGGTTTACACCAACGAACCGGGCCTTTACGACACCGCCGAATTCGGCATCCGGATCGAGGACGACGTGCTTGTCACCGACACCGGCTACCGGCTTCTGACGACCTTCCCCAAAACCCTGACAGTGGTGGGCTGA
- a CDS encoding ABC transporter permease, with translation MLRYFLSRLLTFVPTFIGVTIISFAFIRVLPGDPIIVMAGERGMTEERYQALSEQFGFDRPLYVQFWDFFTGVLRGDLGESYVTKRPVWDEFFALFPATLELSLVAIILAILLGIPAGVIAAVNRGKFFDRALMSSALVGYSMPIFWWALLLIIVFSGNLGWTPVSGRIDLLYYFEAKTGFMLIDSLLSGQDGAFTSAVRHLILPSIVLATIPLAVIARQTRSAMLEVLGEDYIRTAKAKGLAPTRVNGVHALRNAMIPVITVIGLSVGTLLAGAILTETIFSWPGIGKWMVDSIFRRDYPVVQGGLLLVALIVMIVNLIVDMLYGLINPKIRKR, from the coding sequence ATGCTACGATATTTCCTGTCGCGCCTCCTGACCTTCGTCCCGACCTTCATCGGGGTGACGATCATCTCCTTCGCCTTTATCCGCGTGCTGCCGGGTGATCCGATCATCGTGATGGCGGGGGAACGCGGCATGACCGAGGAACGCTACCAGGCGCTGTCCGAGCAATTCGGCTTCGACCGTCCGCTCTATGTCCAGTTCTGGGATTTCTTCACCGGCGTGCTTCGGGGCGACCTTGGAGAAAGCTATGTGACCAAGCGTCCGGTCTGGGACGAGTTCTTCGCACTCTTCCCGGCGACGCTCGAGCTGTCGCTCGTCGCCATCATCCTCGCCATCCTTCTCGGCATCCCGGCGGGCGTGATCGCGGCGGTGAACCGGGGCAAGTTCTTCGACCGCGCGCTGATGTCCTCGGCCCTCGTCGGCTACTCCATGCCGATCTTCTGGTGGGCGCTTCTGCTCATCATCGTCTTCTCCGGCAACCTGGGCTGGACGCCGGTCTCGGGCCGGATCGACCTGCTTTACTACTTCGAGGCCAAGACCGGCTTCATGCTGATCGACAGCCTACTGTCAGGACAGGACGGCGCCTTCACCTCCGCCGTGCGTCACCTGATCCTGCCGTCGATCGTGCTGGCCACCATCCCGCTTGCCGTCATCGCGCGCCAGACACGGTCGGCCATGCTCGAGGTGCTGGGCGAGGACTATATCCGCACCGCCAAGGCGAAAGGACTCGCGCCGACCCGCGTCAACGGCGTTCATGCGCTCCGCAACGCCATGATCCCGGTCATCACCGTGATCGGGCTCTCGGTGGGCACGCTGCTCGCCGGCGCGATCCTGACCGAGACGATCTTTTCCTGGCCGGGCATCGGCAAGTGGATGGTCGACAGCATCTTTCGCCGCGACTACCCGGTCGTTCAGGGCGGCCTGCTCCTCGTCGCGCTCATCGTCATGATCGTGAACCTGATCGTGGACATGCTCTACGGTCTCATCAATCCCAAGATCCGGAAACGCTGA
- a CDS encoding ABC transporter permease subunit, which yields MLNVSTLTDAPKRPGRMKEFWRYFRENRGAVIGMYVFVFFTLIAIFAPLIAPFDPSAQNRGATLVPPFWQDGGSITYLLGTDPLGRDILSRLIHGARYSFFVGAMVVVIAASVGILVGLIAGFAPRWLDTIIMRVMDIILSIPSLLLALVLVAILGPSLFNAMIAIAVVLQPHYVRLTRAAVMSELSKDYVVSARVAGAKLPRLMFITVLPNCLAPIIVQAALSFSNAILDVAALGFLGMGAQPPTPEWGTMLAEAREFILRAWWVVTFPGLAILITVLSINLMGDGLRDALDPKLKRS from the coding sequence ATGCTGAACGTATCCACCCTGACCGACGCGCCGAAACGCCCCGGACGCATGAAGGAGTTCTGGCGTTATTTCCGCGAAAACCGTGGCGCGGTGATCGGGATGTATGTCTTCGTCTTCTTCACGCTGATCGCCATCTTCGCCCCGCTCATCGCCCCCTTCGACCCCTCGGCCCAGAACCGGGGCGCGACGCTCGTCCCGCCCTTCTGGCAGGACGGCGGCTCGATCACCTACCTCTTGGGCACCGACCCGCTCGGCCGCGACATCCTTTCGCGCCTCATCCACGGCGCGCGTTATTCCTTCTTCGTCGGGGCCATGGTCGTGGTCATCGCCGCCTCCGTCGGCATCCTCGTCGGCCTCATCGCGGGCTTCGCGCCGCGCTGGCTCGACACGATCATCATGCGGGTGATGGATATCATCCTGTCGATCCCCTCGCTCCTCCTCGCCCTCGTGCTCGTGGCGATCCTCGGCCCTTCGCTCTTCAACGCGATGATCGCCATCGCGGTCGTGCTGCAACCTCATTACGTCCGTCTCACCCGCGCCGCCGTCATGTCCGAGCTCTCCAAGGACTATGTGGTCTCGGCCCGCGTCGCCGGCGCGAAGCTCCCGCGCCTGATGTTCATCACCGTGCTCCCCAATTGCCTCGCCCCGATCATCGTGCAGGCGGCGCTTTCCTTCTCCAACGCGATCCTCGATGTGGCCGCGCTTGGCTTTCTCGGTATGGGCGCCCAGCCCCCGACGCCGGAATGGGGCACGATGCTGGCCGAGGCACGCGAGTTCATCCTGCGCGCCTGGTGGGTCGTGACTTTCCCCGGCCTCGCCATCCTGATCACCGTGCTCTCCATCAACCTGATGGGCGACGGCCTGCGCGACGCGCTCGATCCGAAACTGAAACGGAGCTGA
- a CDS encoding ABC transporter ATP-binding protein, whose protein sequence is MTLLSIRNLTVDFDTAGGAFRAVDSVDISVDQGDVLAIVGESGSGKSVSMLAAMGLLPWTATITADEMSFDGRDLRGMSARERRKVIGRDMSMIFQEPMSSLNPCFTVGFQIKEALKTHLDLDRAGRQRRAVELLDLVGIPDPERRLKAFPHQLSGGMSQRVMIAMALACKPRLLIADEPTTALDVTIQAQILDLLTDLQKETRMGLILITHDMGVVAETAQRVQVQYAGQKVEEQPVRSLFADPHHPYTSALLAALPERATERHLPTIPGVVPGQYDRPRGCLFSPRCQFADDLCRNTPPPVQPPELGLARCHYPLTKKEDAA, encoded by the coding sequence ATGACCCTCCTCTCCATCAGGAACCTCACCGTCGACTTCGACACCGCCGGTGGTGCCTTCCGCGCTGTGGACAGCGTCGACATTTCGGTCGATCAAGGCGACGTGCTGGCCATCGTGGGCGAATCCGGCTCCGGCAAATCCGTCTCCATGCTCGCCGCGATGGGCCTTCTTCCCTGGACCGCAACCATCACGGCGGACGAGATGAGCTTTGACGGCCGAGACCTGCGCGGTATGTCCGCGCGCGAGCGCCGCAAGGTCATCGGCCGCGACATGTCGATGATCTTTCAGGAGCCGATGTCCTCGCTCAACCCCTGCTTCACGGTCGGCTTCCAGATCAAGGAGGCGCTCAAGACCCACCTTGATCTCGACCGCGCCGGGCGTCAGCGCCGCGCGGTGGAACTGCTCGACCTTGTGGGCATCCCCGACCCGGAACGGAGGCTGAAAGCGTTCCCGCACCAGCTCTCCGGGGGCATGTCCCAGCGCGTCATGATCGCCATGGCATTGGCCTGCAAGCCGCGCCTCCTGATCGCGGACGAGCCGACCACGGCGCTCGACGTCACCATCCAGGCCCAGATCCTCGACCTGCTCACGGACCTGCAGAAGGAAACCCGGATGGGCCTCATCCTGATCACCCACGACATGGGCGTGGTGGCCGAGACGGCGCAGCGCGTGCAGGTGCAATATGCCGGGCAGAAGGTCGAGGAACAACCGGTGCGCTCGCTCTTCGCAGATCCGCACCATCCCTATACTTCGGCACTCCTTGCCGCCCTGCCCGAACGGGCGACAGAGCGGCATCTGCCGACCATCCCGGGTGTGGTCCCGGGACAATACGATCGGCCCAGGGGCTGTCTCTTCTCGCCCCGTTGCCAGTTCGCAGACGACCTCTGCCGCAACACGCCGCCGCCCGTGCAGCCGCCCGAGCTTGGCCTCGCCCGCTGCCACTATCCCCTGACGAAGAAGGAGGACGCGGCATGA
- a CDS encoding ABC transporter ATP-binding protein: MNAVVTATHLARHYEVGGGMFRKTGTVRALSEATFSIEAGKTLAVVGESGCGKSTLARLVTLIEEPTAGELTIDGMAATPDNWDKLRQSVQIVFQDPYGSLNLRHRVGAILEEPLKINRPKMSAKERQEKAREMMALVGLRPEHYDRFPHMFSGGQRQRIAVARALMLEPKLLVLDEPVSALDLSIQSQVLNLLLDLQERLDLAYLFISHDLSVVRHVADDVVVMYLGRPVEFGSKDSVFAHPRHPYTKALLSATPSTEPNPEKKRIKLEGELPSPLSVPEGCPFAPRCWKAQDKCRAERPELMGEPHPAACWFPE, translated from the coding sequence ATGAATGCTGTCGTGACCGCCACGCATCTCGCCCGCCACTACGAGGTCGGCGGCGGGATGTTTCGCAAAACCGGCACGGTGCGCGCGCTGTCGGAGGCGACCTTCTCGATCGAGGCCGGCAAGACGCTCGCCGTCGTCGGGGAATCCGGCTGCGGAAAATCGACCCTCGCCCGCCTCGTCACGCTGATCGAGGAGCCGACCGCCGGAGAGCTCACCATCGACGGCATGGCCGCGACGCCCGACAACTGGGACAAGCTGCGACAGTCGGTGCAGATCGTGTTCCAGGACCCCTATGGCTCGCTCAACCTGCGCCATCGGGTCGGCGCGATCCTTGAGGAGCCGCTGAAGATCAACCGGCCGAAGATGTCCGCCAAGGAGCGGCAAGAGAAAGCGCGCGAGATGATGGCGCTCGTGGGTTTGCGCCCCGAACACTACGACCGCTTTCCGCATATGTTCTCGGGCGGGCAGCGGCAGCGGATCGCCGTGGCGCGGGCGCTCATGCTCGAACCGAAGCTCCTCGTGCTCGATGAACCCGTCTCGGCGCTCGACCTGTCGATCCAGTCGCAGGTGTTGAACCTGCTTCTCGACCTGCAGGAACGCCTCGACCTTGCTTATCTTTTCATCTCCCACGACCTCTCGGTGGTGCGTCACGTGGCCGACGACGTCGTGGTGATGTATCTGGGCCGCCCGGTGGAATTCGGCTCGAAAGACAGTGTCTTCGCCCATCCGCGTCATCCCTATACCAAGGCGCTCCTCTCGGCGACGCCCTCGACCGAACCCAACCCCGAGAAGAAGCGGATCAAGCTCGAGGGCGAATTGCCCTCGCCGCTTTCGGTGCCCGAAGGCTGCCCGTTCGCGCCCCGCTGCTGGAAGGCGCAGGACAAGTGCCGGGCCGAAAGACCCGAGCTGATGGGCGAGCCACATCCCGCTGCCTGCTGGTTCCCGGAATAG